The following proteins are co-located in the Carassius gibelio isolate Cgi1373 ecotype wild population from Czech Republic chromosome A9, carGib1.2-hapl.c, whole genome shotgun sequence genome:
- the LOC128019918 gene encoding serine/threonine-protein phosphatase 6 regulatory ankyrin repeat subunit B isoform X1 → MAVLKLVDQPPLVQAIFNGDPDEIRVLICKSEDVNALDAEKRAPLHAAAFLGDAEITELLIVSGARVNAKDNMWLTPLHRAVASRSEDAVRVLIRHSADVNARDKNWQTPLHVAAANKSLRCAAVIIPLLSSVNVSDRGGRTALHHAALNGHTEMVSLLLAKGANINAFDKKDCRALHWAAYMGHLDVVCLLVSQGAEISCKDKRGYTPLHAAASKGQIAVVKHLLSLAVEIDEANAFGNTALHVACFNGQDAVVSELIDYGANVSYPNNKGFTPLHFAAASTHGALCLEFLVNSGADVNVQSRDGKSPLHLTAVHGRFTRSQTLIQNGGEIDCVDKDGNTPLHVAARYGHELLINTLITSGADCTRRGVHGMFPLHLAALNAHADCCRKLLSSGFQIDTPDNLGRTCLHVAAAGGNVECVKLLLSSGADHNRRDKHGRTPLHYAAASQHFQCLETLVSCGTCINATDQWGRSAVHYAAASDLDRRRRVVLEPESDGVQAEREKEAALCLEFLLQHGAAPSLQDKQDYSAVHYAAAYGHRHCLKLLLDKDENRQDEIENSQTRSPLHLAAYHGHAQALEVLLEGHCEVDQVDEVGRTPLALAAFRGHTDCALTLLNHGASPKSRDTIRGRTPIHLAVMNGHTSCVRLLLEDSDNADLVDTADSQGQTPLMLAVIGGHVDAVSLLLEREASVDLADHQGLTALHLGLLCGQEECVQSLLELEASVLQGDSKGRTAIHLAAARGHASWLSELLNIACSEPPIPLFRDNQGYTPLHWACYYGHEGCVEVLLEQRDFRHFDGNPFTPLHCAVVNGHETCASLLLEAMGSKIITCKDSKGRTPLHAAAFAGHVDCVQLLLAHNASVDEVDQSGRSALIMAAEKGRVEVVEDLLTGSSVNLSLTDQKGNTALHLACSNGMEECALLILGKLPDSALVATNAALQTPLHLAARSGMKQTVQELLSRGASVQVLDENGLTPALACAPSREVADCLALILATMMPFCSPCSSGAPSPGALLKSLPRQAKSPQDPRSPRDPSCPSSEGTTTENDSDSETF, encoded by the exons ATGGCTGTTCTTAAACTAGTCGACCAG CCACCCCTTGTCCAAGCCATCTTTAACGGAGACCCCGATGAAATTCGTGTCCTCATATGTAAATCAGAAGATGTCAATGCACTG GACGCTGAGAAGCGAGCTCCCCTTCATGCAGCAGCCTTCCTCGGCGATGCTGAGATCACAGAGCTCCTCATTGTGTCAG GGGCACGGGTCAATGCCAAAGACAACATGTGGTTGACTCCACTCCACAGGGCAGTGGCATCACGTAGTGAG GATGCTGTTCGTGTACTGATCCGACATTCTGCTGATGTTAACGCAAGGGATAAGAACTGGCAGACTCCGCTGCATGTCGCTGCCGCCAACAAGTCCCTGCGCTGTGCTGCGGTGATCATCCCGCTTCTGAGCAGCGTCAATGTTTCAGATCGCGGGGGACGCACCGCCCTGCATCACGCTGCCCTTAATGGACACACGGAG ATGGTTAGCCTTCTCCTGGCCAAGGGTGCCAACATCAATGCCTTTGACAAGAAAGACTGCCGTGCACTACACTGGGCAGCATATATGG GTCACTTAGATGTAGTGTGTTTACTAGTGAGTCAAGGGGCCGAGATCAGCTGCAAGGACAAGAGGGGATACACGCCTCTACACGCAGCTGCTTCCAAAGGTCAGATCGCTGTGGTCAAACACCTGCTCAGCCTGGCCGTGGAG ATAGATGAAGCCAATGCCTTTGGGAACACAGCGCTGCATGTGGCCTGTTTTAATGGACAAGATGCAGTGGTCAGTGAGCTGATCGACTATGGTGCTAATGTCAGTTATCCGAATAACAAGGGCTTCACACCACTCCACTTTGCTGCTGCGTCCACTCATGGCGCGCTGTGTCTGGAGTTCCTGGTCAACAGCGGAGCTGATGTCAACGTCCAG AGTCGTGATGGGAAAAGCCCTCTTCATCTGACCGCAGTTCATGGACGATTCACACGCTCCCAGACACTCATCCAAAATg GTGGAGAGATTGACTGTGTCGATAAGGATGGAAACACTCCACTGCATGTCGCTGCTCGATACGGCCATGAACTTTTAATAAACACTCTAATCACGAGTGGAGCTGACTGCACCAG AAGAGGGGTGCATGGCATGTTTCCTTTGCATCTGGCCGCTCTGAATGCTCATGCTGACTGCTGCCGGAAGCTTCTCTCCTCAG GCTTTCAAATTGATACACCAGACAACCTGGGAAGGACGTGTCTGCACGTCGCTGCTGCTGGCGG tAATGTGGAATGTGTGAAGCTATTGCTCAGCAGTGGAGCCGATCATAACCGCAGGGACAAACATGGAAG GACCCCTCTCCACTATGCAGCAGCTAGCCAGCACTTTCAGTGTCTGGAGACGTTGGTGTCCTGCGGTACCTGCATTAATGCCACTGACCAGTGGGGGCGCTCTGCTGTGCACTACGCCGCTGCTTCGGACCTGGACAGGAG gcgGCGTGTGGTCCTGGAACCAGAGAGTGATGGAGTTCAAGCCGAGAGGGAGAAGGAGGCAGCTCT GTGTCTTGAGTTCCTGTTGCAGCATGGTGCCGCCCCATCACTCCAAGATAAACAAGATTACAGTGCTGTTCATTATGCTGCAGCGTACGGCCACAGACACTGTCTGAAACTG CTTTTGGACAAAGATGAGAACCGACAAGATGAGATAGAGAACAGCCAAACCAGGAGCCCGTTGCATCTGGCC GCGTACCACGGTCATGCACAGGCTCTAGAAGTGCTCTTGGAGGGTCACTGCGAGGTGGATCAAGTGGATGAGGTGGGCCGGACTCCATTAGCTCTTGCTGCCTTCAGGGGCCACACTGACTGCGCTCTGACACTTCTGAACCATGGGGCCTCGCCGAAAAGCAGAGATACTATCCGAGGACGTACACCTATTCACCTTGCAG TAATGAATGGTCATACATCATGTGTGCGCCTCCTGCTGGAAGACTCTGATAATGCAGATCTGGTAGATACAGCGGACTCTCAGGGACA gACCCCTCTAATGCTGGCAGTAATTGGGGGTCATGTGGATGCTGTGTCTCTTCTCCTGGAGCGTGAGGCCAGTGTGGACTTGGCTGATCATCAAGGTCTGACTGCGCTTCACCTGGGG CTCTTGTGTGGACAGGAGGAATGTGTTCAGTCCTTGTTGGAGCTGGAGGCATCCGTGCTGCAGGGGGACTCCAAGGGTCGGACAGCTATCCACCTGGCTGCGGCGAGGGGTCACGCATCCTGGTTGAGCGAATTGCTCAATATTGCGTGTTCTGAACCCCCGATACCCCTATTCCGAGACAACCAGGGATACACACCTTTACACTGGGCCTGTTACTATG GTCATGAGGGTTGCGTGGAGGTCCTACTCGAACAAAGAGATTTTCGTCACTTTGATGGGAACCCCTTCACCCCGCTGCACTGTGCTGT GGTCAATGGCCATGAGACCTGTGCCAGCCTTTTATTAGAAGCCATGGGATCTAAGATTATAACTTGCAAAGACTCCAAGGGCAG GACGCCTCTCCACGCAGCTGCATTCGCTGGCCACGTAGACTGTGTTCAGCTTCTCCTGGCCCATAATGCATCTGTGGATGAGGTTGACCAATCAGGACGCAGTGCCCTGATTATGGCAGCAGAGAAAGGAAGGGTGGAGGTTGTAG AAGATTTACTTACTGGTTCCAGCGTGAACCTCAGTCTGACTGACCAGAAGGGCAATACAGCACTCCATCTAGCCTGCAGTAAT GGAATGGAGGAATGTGCATTGCTCATTCTTGGCAAACTTCCAGACTCTGCCCTCGTTGCTACCAACGCTGCACTGCAAAC ACCTCTCCATTTGGCTGCTCGGAGTGGGATGAAGCAGACAGTGCAAGAGCTGCTCTCTCGTGGGGCCAGTGTTCAAGTACTTGATGAGAATG GTCTCACCCCTGCTCTGGCTTGCGCTCCCAGCAGGGAAGTGGCTGACTGTCTGGCTCTCATTCTGGCTACCATGATGCCTTTCTGCTCCCCTTGCAGCTCTGGAGCTCCTTCCCCAGGTGCCCTGCTGAAATCTCTGCCCCGCCAGGCCAAGAGCCCCCAAGACCCCCGCAGTCCACGAGACCCCTCCTGCCCCTCCAGCGAGGGCACGACCACTGAAAACGACTCGGACTCAGAGACATTTTGA
- the LOC128019918 gene encoding serine/threonine-protein phosphatase 6 regulatory ankyrin repeat subunit B isoform X2, with translation MAVLKLVDQPPLVQAIFNGDPDEIRVLICKSEDVNALDAEKRAPLHAAAFLGDAEITELLIVSGARVNAKDNMWLTPLHRAVASRSEDAVRVLIRHSADVNARDKNWQTPLHVAAANKSLRCAAVIIPLLSSVNVSDRGGRTALHHAALNGHTEMVSLLLAKGANINAFDKKDCRALHWAAYMGHLDVVCLLVSQGAEISCKDKRGYTPLHAAASKGQIAVVKHLLSLAVEIDEANAFGNTALHVACFNGQDAVVSELIDYGANVSYPNNKGFTPLHFAAASTHGALCLEFLVNSGADVNVQSRDGKSPLHLTAVHGRFTRSQTLIQNGGEIDCVDKDGNTPLHVAARYGHELLINTLITSGADCTRRGVHGMFPLHLAALNAHADCCRKLLSSGFQIDTPDNLGRTCLHVAAAGGNVECVKLLLSSGADHNRRDKHGRTPLHYAAASQHFQCLETLVSCGTCINATDQWGRSAVHYAAASDLDRRRRVVLEPESDGVQAEREKEAALCLEFLLQHGAAPSLQDKQDYSAVHYAAAYGHRHCLKLLLDKDENRQDEIENSQTRSPLHLAAYHGHAQALEVLLEGHCEVDQVDEVGRTPLALAAFRGHTDCALTLLNHGASPKSRDTIRGRTPIHLAVMNGHTSCVRLLLEDSDNADLVDTADSQGQTPLMLAVIGGHVDAVSLLLEREASVDLADHQGLTALHLGLLCGQEECVQSLLELEASVLQGDSKGRTAIHLAAARGHASWLSELLNIACSEPPIPLFRDNQGYTPLHWACYYGHEGCVEVLLEQRDFRHFDGNPFTPLHCAVVNGHETCASLLLEAMGSKIITCKDSKGRTPLHAAAFAGHVDCVQLLLAHNASVDEVDQSGRSALIMAAEKGRVEVVEDLLTGSSVNLSLTDQKGNTALHLACSNGMEECALLILGKLPDSALVATNAALQTPLHLAARSGMKQTVQELLSRGASVQVLDENALELLPQVPC, from the exons ATGGCTGTTCTTAAACTAGTCGACCAG CCACCCCTTGTCCAAGCCATCTTTAACGGAGACCCCGATGAAATTCGTGTCCTCATATGTAAATCAGAAGATGTCAATGCACTG GACGCTGAGAAGCGAGCTCCCCTTCATGCAGCAGCCTTCCTCGGCGATGCTGAGATCACAGAGCTCCTCATTGTGTCAG GGGCACGGGTCAATGCCAAAGACAACATGTGGTTGACTCCACTCCACAGGGCAGTGGCATCACGTAGTGAG GATGCTGTTCGTGTACTGATCCGACATTCTGCTGATGTTAACGCAAGGGATAAGAACTGGCAGACTCCGCTGCATGTCGCTGCCGCCAACAAGTCCCTGCGCTGTGCTGCGGTGATCATCCCGCTTCTGAGCAGCGTCAATGTTTCAGATCGCGGGGGACGCACCGCCCTGCATCACGCTGCCCTTAATGGACACACGGAG ATGGTTAGCCTTCTCCTGGCCAAGGGTGCCAACATCAATGCCTTTGACAAGAAAGACTGCCGTGCACTACACTGGGCAGCATATATGG GTCACTTAGATGTAGTGTGTTTACTAGTGAGTCAAGGGGCCGAGATCAGCTGCAAGGACAAGAGGGGATACACGCCTCTACACGCAGCTGCTTCCAAAGGTCAGATCGCTGTGGTCAAACACCTGCTCAGCCTGGCCGTGGAG ATAGATGAAGCCAATGCCTTTGGGAACACAGCGCTGCATGTGGCCTGTTTTAATGGACAAGATGCAGTGGTCAGTGAGCTGATCGACTATGGTGCTAATGTCAGTTATCCGAATAACAAGGGCTTCACACCACTCCACTTTGCTGCTGCGTCCACTCATGGCGCGCTGTGTCTGGAGTTCCTGGTCAACAGCGGAGCTGATGTCAACGTCCAG AGTCGTGATGGGAAAAGCCCTCTTCATCTGACCGCAGTTCATGGACGATTCACACGCTCCCAGACACTCATCCAAAATg GTGGAGAGATTGACTGTGTCGATAAGGATGGAAACACTCCACTGCATGTCGCTGCTCGATACGGCCATGAACTTTTAATAAACACTCTAATCACGAGTGGAGCTGACTGCACCAG AAGAGGGGTGCATGGCATGTTTCCTTTGCATCTGGCCGCTCTGAATGCTCATGCTGACTGCTGCCGGAAGCTTCTCTCCTCAG GCTTTCAAATTGATACACCAGACAACCTGGGAAGGACGTGTCTGCACGTCGCTGCTGCTGGCGG tAATGTGGAATGTGTGAAGCTATTGCTCAGCAGTGGAGCCGATCATAACCGCAGGGACAAACATGGAAG GACCCCTCTCCACTATGCAGCAGCTAGCCAGCACTTTCAGTGTCTGGAGACGTTGGTGTCCTGCGGTACCTGCATTAATGCCACTGACCAGTGGGGGCGCTCTGCTGTGCACTACGCCGCTGCTTCGGACCTGGACAGGAG gcgGCGTGTGGTCCTGGAACCAGAGAGTGATGGAGTTCAAGCCGAGAGGGAGAAGGAGGCAGCTCT GTGTCTTGAGTTCCTGTTGCAGCATGGTGCCGCCCCATCACTCCAAGATAAACAAGATTACAGTGCTGTTCATTATGCTGCAGCGTACGGCCACAGACACTGTCTGAAACTG CTTTTGGACAAAGATGAGAACCGACAAGATGAGATAGAGAACAGCCAAACCAGGAGCCCGTTGCATCTGGCC GCGTACCACGGTCATGCACAGGCTCTAGAAGTGCTCTTGGAGGGTCACTGCGAGGTGGATCAAGTGGATGAGGTGGGCCGGACTCCATTAGCTCTTGCTGCCTTCAGGGGCCACACTGACTGCGCTCTGACACTTCTGAACCATGGGGCCTCGCCGAAAAGCAGAGATACTATCCGAGGACGTACACCTATTCACCTTGCAG TAATGAATGGTCATACATCATGTGTGCGCCTCCTGCTGGAAGACTCTGATAATGCAGATCTGGTAGATACAGCGGACTCTCAGGGACA gACCCCTCTAATGCTGGCAGTAATTGGGGGTCATGTGGATGCTGTGTCTCTTCTCCTGGAGCGTGAGGCCAGTGTGGACTTGGCTGATCATCAAGGTCTGACTGCGCTTCACCTGGGG CTCTTGTGTGGACAGGAGGAATGTGTTCAGTCCTTGTTGGAGCTGGAGGCATCCGTGCTGCAGGGGGACTCCAAGGGTCGGACAGCTATCCACCTGGCTGCGGCGAGGGGTCACGCATCCTGGTTGAGCGAATTGCTCAATATTGCGTGTTCTGAACCCCCGATACCCCTATTCCGAGACAACCAGGGATACACACCTTTACACTGGGCCTGTTACTATG GTCATGAGGGTTGCGTGGAGGTCCTACTCGAACAAAGAGATTTTCGTCACTTTGATGGGAACCCCTTCACCCCGCTGCACTGTGCTGT GGTCAATGGCCATGAGACCTGTGCCAGCCTTTTATTAGAAGCCATGGGATCTAAGATTATAACTTGCAAAGACTCCAAGGGCAG GACGCCTCTCCACGCAGCTGCATTCGCTGGCCACGTAGACTGTGTTCAGCTTCTCCTGGCCCATAATGCATCTGTGGATGAGGTTGACCAATCAGGACGCAGTGCCCTGATTATGGCAGCAGAGAAAGGAAGGGTGGAGGTTGTAG AAGATTTACTTACTGGTTCCAGCGTGAACCTCAGTCTGACTGACCAGAAGGGCAATACAGCACTCCATCTAGCCTGCAGTAAT GGAATGGAGGAATGTGCATTGCTCATTCTTGGCAAACTTCCAGACTCTGCCCTCGTTGCTACCAACGCTGCACTGCAAAC ACCTCTCCATTTGGCTGCTCGGAGTGGGATGAAGCAGACAGTGCAAGAGCTGCTCTCTCGTGGGGCCAGTGTTCAAGTACTTGATGAGAATG CTCTGGAGCTCCTTCCCCAGGTGCCCTGCTGA
- the LOC128019918 gene encoding serine/threonine-protein phosphatase 6 regulatory ankyrin repeat subunit B isoform X3 — MAVLKLVDQPPLVQAIFNGDPDEIRVLICKSEDVNALDAEKRAPLHAAAFLGDAEITELLIVSGARVNAKDNMWLTPLHRAVASRSEDAVRVLIRHSADVNARDKNWQTPLHVAAANKSLRCAAVIIPLLSSVNVSDRGGRTALHHAALNGHTEMVSLLLAKGANINAFDKKDCRALHWAAYMGHLDVVCLLVSQGAEISCKDKRGYTPLHAAASKGQIAVVKHLLSLAVEIDEANAFGNTALHVACFNGQDAVVSELIDYGANVSYPNNKGFTPLHFAAASTHGALCLEFLVNSGADVNVQSRDGKSPLHLTAVHGRFTRSQTLIQNGGEIDCVDKDGNTPLHVAARYGHELLINTLITSGADCTRRGVHGMFPLHLAALNAHADCCRKLLSSGFQIDTPDNLGRTCLHVAAAGGNVECVKLLLSSGADHNRRDKHGRTPLHYAAASQHFQCLETLVSCGTCINATDQWGRSAVHYAAASDLDRRRRVVLEPESDGVQAEREKEAALCLEFLLQHGAAPSLQDKQDYSAVHYAAAYGHRHCLKLLLDKDENRQDEIENSQTRSPLHLAAYHGHAQALEVLLEGHCEVDQVDEVGRTPLALAAFRGHTDCALTLLNHGASPKSRDTIRGRTPIHLAVMNGHTSCVRLLLEDSDNADLVDTADSQGQTPLMLAVIGGHVDAVSLLLEREASVDLADHQGLTALHLGLLCGQEECVQSLLELEASVLQGDSKGRTAIHLAAARGHASWLSELLNIACSEPPIPLFRDNQGYTPLHWACYYGHEGCVEVLLEQRDFRHFDGNPFTPLHCAVYVCWSMAMRPVPAFY, encoded by the exons ATGGCTGTTCTTAAACTAGTCGACCAG CCACCCCTTGTCCAAGCCATCTTTAACGGAGACCCCGATGAAATTCGTGTCCTCATATGTAAATCAGAAGATGTCAATGCACTG GACGCTGAGAAGCGAGCTCCCCTTCATGCAGCAGCCTTCCTCGGCGATGCTGAGATCACAGAGCTCCTCATTGTGTCAG GGGCACGGGTCAATGCCAAAGACAACATGTGGTTGACTCCACTCCACAGGGCAGTGGCATCACGTAGTGAG GATGCTGTTCGTGTACTGATCCGACATTCTGCTGATGTTAACGCAAGGGATAAGAACTGGCAGACTCCGCTGCATGTCGCTGCCGCCAACAAGTCCCTGCGCTGTGCTGCGGTGATCATCCCGCTTCTGAGCAGCGTCAATGTTTCAGATCGCGGGGGACGCACCGCCCTGCATCACGCTGCCCTTAATGGACACACGGAG ATGGTTAGCCTTCTCCTGGCCAAGGGTGCCAACATCAATGCCTTTGACAAGAAAGACTGCCGTGCACTACACTGGGCAGCATATATGG GTCACTTAGATGTAGTGTGTTTACTAGTGAGTCAAGGGGCCGAGATCAGCTGCAAGGACAAGAGGGGATACACGCCTCTACACGCAGCTGCTTCCAAAGGTCAGATCGCTGTGGTCAAACACCTGCTCAGCCTGGCCGTGGAG ATAGATGAAGCCAATGCCTTTGGGAACACAGCGCTGCATGTGGCCTGTTTTAATGGACAAGATGCAGTGGTCAGTGAGCTGATCGACTATGGTGCTAATGTCAGTTATCCGAATAACAAGGGCTTCACACCACTCCACTTTGCTGCTGCGTCCACTCATGGCGCGCTGTGTCTGGAGTTCCTGGTCAACAGCGGAGCTGATGTCAACGTCCAG AGTCGTGATGGGAAAAGCCCTCTTCATCTGACCGCAGTTCATGGACGATTCACACGCTCCCAGACACTCATCCAAAATg GTGGAGAGATTGACTGTGTCGATAAGGATGGAAACACTCCACTGCATGTCGCTGCTCGATACGGCCATGAACTTTTAATAAACACTCTAATCACGAGTGGAGCTGACTGCACCAG AAGAGGGGTGCATGGCATGTTTCCTTTGCATCTGGCCGCTCTGAATGCTCATGCTGACTGCTGCCGGAAGCTTCTCTCCTCAG GCTTTCAAATTGATACACCAGACAACCTGGGAAGGACGTGTCTGCACGTCGCTGCTGCTGGCGG tAATGTGGAATGTGTGAAGCTATTGCTCAGCAGTGGAGCCGATCATAACCGCAGGGACAAACATGGAAG GACCCCTCTCCACTATGCAGCAGCTAGCCAGCACTTTCAGTGTCTGGAGACGTTGGTGTCCTGCGGTACCTGCATTAATGCCACTGACCAGTGGGGGCGCTCTGCTGTGCACTACGCCGCTGCTTCGGACCTGGACAGGAG gcgGCGTGTGGTCCTGGAACCAGAGAGTGATGGAGTTCAAGCCGAGAGGGAGAAGGAGGCAGCTCT GTGTCTTGAGTTCCTGTTGCAGCATGGTGCCGCCCCATCACTCCAAGATAAACAAGATTACAGTGCTGTTCATTATGCTGCAGCGTACGGCCACAGACACTGTCTGAAACTG CTTTTGGACAAAGATGAGAACCGACAAGATGAGATAGAGAACAGCCAAACCAGGAGCCCGTTGCATCTGGCC GCGTACCACGGTCATGCACAGGCTCTAGAAGTGCTCTTGGAGGGTCACTGCGAGGTGGATCAAGTGGATGAGGTGGGCCGGACTCCATTAGCTCTTGCTGCCTTCAGGGGCCACACTGACTGCGCTCTGACACTTCTGAACCATGGGGCCTCGCCGAAAAGCAGAGATACTATCCGAGGACGTACACCTATTCACCTTGCAG TAATGAATGGTCATACATCATGTGTGCGCCTCCTGCTGGAAGACTCTGATAATGCAGATCTGGTAGATACAGCGGACTCTCAGGGACA gACCCCTCTAATGCTGGCAGTAATTGGGGGTCATGTGGATGCTGTGTCTCTTCTCCTGGAGCGTGAGGCCAGTGTGGACTTGGCTGATCATCAAGGTCTGACTGCGCTTCACCTGGGG CTCTTGTGTGGACAGGAGGAATGTGTTCAGTCCTTGTTGGAGCTGGAGGCATCCGTGCTGCAGGGGGACTCCAAGGGTCGGACAGCTATCCACCTGGCTGCGGCGAGGGGTCACGCATCCTGGTTGAGCGAATTGCTCAATATTGCGTGTTCTGAACCCCCGATACCCCTATTCCGAGACAACCAGGGATACACACCTTTACACTGGGCCTGTTACTATG GTCATGAGGGTTGCGTGGAGGTCCTACTCGAACAAAGAGATTTTCGTCACTTTGATGGGAACCCCTTCACCCCGCTGCACTGTGCTGTGTATGTCTGCT GGTCAATGGCCATGAGACCTGTGCCAGCCTTTTATTAG